From a region of the Colias croceus chromosome 30, ilColCroc2.1 genome:
- the LOC123704685 gene encoding E3 ubiquitin-protein ligase RFWD3-like, translated as MGDSSRSSPSILIPESPGSPNILEPESPPHNANNDNAEENRGESSQQHQINENSNDSASTITYETRHQVEPWTPYVGIIYDDNPISLQNSLQSDVEDSVPLLLPAGLVEPWRPNLGIYNDNSNSLQARSSVHSEDSNPISAASVTEESSLQSLPEPHKDDSIDEPPAKVRKLSSPKRNDDVDGETCPICLDSWGNSGEHRLVALKCGHLFGSQCVERWLKAQPAKDRSCPTCKSKATLKDVRFIYARRLVAADTSQITTLQKQIDNLQAEKSRVELELHKSRIAHRTCVLQLEVLRETLMKNQVTKDQPPRRSWRFALEKNLEMCKDGGCRVLTYNCRTYELYVSQKSTNNLFPGYGIRKVSCVDYKLGQFVHLHPKPIRDITYSQPRDLLLSVGLDSSVRIVERGIASSTITCGVPLWSCSWDYLRSNEFYVGGVGGVIHQYDVRNSSSYIQRLTAPGDLSPVVSLCSTEYGLLSCQLNSCRLWVANIANMRQWEPRTLPVEGPFMSLCYDNESHRALVSCRSSGAERSRLSLCKLKTSVPSGEVLFDIEQTFSGSARSLSMSRSTWVKAPGASWVAAHSESESTLYLHGLDGARTMSLPAAEPALDVCAAQLNGDTILAALSASRLRLYKAVPTNS; from the coding sequence ATGGGCGATAGCTCTAGAAGCAGTCCTAGTATATTGATACCCGAGTCTCCTGGGAGCCCCAATATTCTGGAACCAGAATCGCCACCACATAATGCTAATAATGATAATGCAGAAGAAAACCGAGGAGAATCATCACAGCAAcatcaaatcaatgaaaattCCAATGACTCAGCATCCACAATCACATATGAAACTAGACACCAGGTAGAGCCGTGGACACCATATGTGGGTATCATTTACGATGACAATCCCATCAGTTTGCAGAATTCTCTACAGTCGGATGTCGAGGACAGTGTCCCCTTATTGCTGCCTGCTGGCTTGGTGGAGCCCTGGCGGCCGAACTTGGGCATTTATAACGATAACTCAAATTCTTTGCAAGCAAGAAGTTCCGTACACTCTGAAGATAGTAATCCAATAAGTGCTGCTTCTGTTACTGAAGAATCCAGCTTGCAATCACTTCCCGAACCACATAAAGACGATAGTATAGATGAACCGCCTGCAAAAGTTAGAAAATTAAGTTCGCCCAAAAGAAATGACGATGTCGATGGTGAAACATGCCCTATATGCTTAGATTCGTGGGGCAATTCCGGTGAACATAGACTGGTTGCGTTGAAGTGTGGACATTTATTCGGTTCTCAGTGCGTGGAGCGATGGCTCAAAGCGCAGCCGGCTAAAGATCGATCCTGCCCGACTTGCAAGAGTAAAGCGACGTTAAAAGACGTGCGGTTTATTTACGCGAGGCGTCTAGTAGCGGCCGACACGTCGCAGATAACGACCCTGCAAAAACAGATTGATAATTTACAAGCAGAAAAGAGTCGTGTGGAACTGGAATTGCACAAGTCCAGGATAGCGCATCGCACTTGCGTTCTGCAGCTTGAAGTGTTGCGGGAGACTTTGATGAAGAACCAGGTCACGAAAGACCAGCCTCCGAGACGCTCGTGGCGATTCGCGTTAGAGAAAAATCTAGAAATGTGCAAAGACGGTGGCTGCCGCGTGCTAACTTACAACTGTCGGACTTATGAACTATACGTGTCGCAAAAGAGTACGAACAACTTATTCCCAGGTTACGGAATAAGGAAAGTCAGTTGTGTAGATTATAAACTAGGTCAGTTTGTGCATTTACATCCAAAACCTATTAGAGACATTACGTATTCGCAGCCGCGCGATTTGCTTCTAAGTGTCGGTTTGGATAGTTCAGTTAGAATAGTGGAAAGGGGAATTGCTAGTTCGACGATAACTTGCGGAGTGCCTCTATGGTCGTGCTCGTGGGATTATTTAAGAAGTAACGAGTTTTACGTGGGCGGAGTTGGTGGAGTGATACACCAGTACGATGTGAGAAACTCAAGCTCGTACATACAAAGACTGACAGCTCCGGGAGACTTATCGCCGGTCGTGTCTCTATGTTCAACGGAGTACGGTTTACTGTCTTGCCAGTTGAATTCTTGCCGTTTGTGGGTCGCTAACATCGCTAACATGAGGCAGTGGGAGCCGCGGACCTTACCCGTGGAAGGACCTTTCATGTCTCTATGTTATGACAACGAATCTCACAGAGCGCTAGTTTCTTGCCGGTCAAGTGGCGCGGAGAGATCCAGATTGAGTCTATGCAAGTTAAAAACGAGTGTGCCAAGTGGAGAAGTGCTATTTGACATAGAGCAGACGTTCAGTGGTTCGGCTCGTTCATTATCCATGTCGAGGTCTACATGGGTGAAGGCTCCTGGTGCCTCGTGGGTAGCCGCACATTCTGAAAGCGAATCGACTCTATATTTGCACGGTTTGGACGGTGCGAGGACAATGTCGCTGCCCGCGGCAGAACCAGCGTTGGACGTTTGTGCGGCGCAGTTGAATGGTGATACGATATTAGCGGCTCTATCTGCTTCGAGGTTAAGGCTTTACAAAGCGGTGCCAACGAATTCCTGA